Proteins co-encoded in one Spirosoma endbachense genomic window:
- a CDS encoding CvpA family protein, which produces MIIPLIWGAFNGYRKGLLVEIVAVIAFVVAMIVGFKFLAFGIELLSPYISRELARKLLPWLGFSVIFFPTVFMINQMGFALRRSLKYTLLGTFDSVAGAAVGLFTWVFGISVILWLFSYMGVRIPPRQTEGAFLYAYIRPVAPQIMDKAAVWVPKGLETGKKWRAEIND; this is translated from the coding sequence ATGATCATTCCCCTGATCTGGGGGGCTTTTAACGGTTACCGCAAGGGTCTTCTGGTGGAGATTGTTGCGGTCATTGCGTTTGTTGTGGCCATGATCGTTGGGTTTAAGTTTCTGGCCTTCGGCATAGAATTGCTGAGTCCGTACATCAGTCGCGAACTGGCACGCAAACTGTTGCCCTGGCTGGGATTTTCGGTGATTTTTTTTCCTACCGTGTTCATGATCAACCAGATGGGTTTTGCGCTCCGGCGCTCTCTGAAATATACACTTCTGGGAACGTTCGATAGTGTGGCAGGGGCAGCTGTTGGTCTTTTTACGTGGGTGTTTGGAATTAGTGTAATCCTTTGGTTGTTCAGCTATATGGGTGTCAGAATACCCCCCCGCCAGACCGAAGGTGCCTTTTTGTACGCGTACATTCGGCCAGTTGCTCCTCAAATAATGGACAAAGCTGCTGTTTGGGTACCTAAAGGGCTGGAAACAGGGAAGAAATGGCGGGCAGAAATTAATGATTGA
- the rlmN gene encoding 23S rRNA (adenine(2503)-C(2))-methyltransferase RlmN, translated as MDKQDIRKLTAAQLKDWLAQQGEQGFRAKQVHEWLWKKSAQSFEQMTNLSLPTRELLKTHFEIRPLTVDQQQRSNDGTIKSSFRLFDGNLVEGVLIPALRNDDVDRMTACVSSQVGCSLTCKFCATGYMDRKRNLDAAEIYDQVVAIDRQAKENYDAPLTNIVYMGMGEPLLNYKNVLESVDRITSPDGLGMSPKRITVSTAGIAKMIRQLGDDAVKFNLALSLHAANDQKRDQIMPINESNTLQALGDALGYFYKKTGTRITFEYILFYNFNDTLQDAQELWKFTKRVPAKINIIEYNPIAEANFKNTDPQSLDKFAGFLDSKGVTVNVRRSRGKDIDAACGQLAGKK; from the coding sequence ATGGATAAACAAGACATTCGCAAACTTACAGCCGCTCAACTGAAAGACTGGCTGGCGCAACAGGGCGAACAGGGATTCAGGGCGAAGCAAGTTCATGAATGGCTCTGGAAAAAATCGGCTCAGTCGTTTGAGCAGATGACCAATCTTTCTCTGCCAACGCGGGAATTATTAAAAACTCACTTCGAAATTCGGCCTTTAACTGTCGATCAGCAACAACGTAGTAATGACGGCACCATCAAATCGTCGTTTCGACTGTTCGATGGCAATCTGGTCGAGGGCGTGCTGATTCCGGCTCTCCGTAACGATGACGTGGACCGTATGACGGCCTGTGTATCAAGTCAGGTCGGTTGTTCGCTGACGTGTAAATTCTGCGCGACGGGCTATATGGATCGCAAACGCAACCTCGATGCCGCCGAAATTTATGACCAGGTGGTGGCTATAGACCGGCAGGCGAAGGAAAATTATGATGCACCGCTGACTAACATTGTCTACATGGGCATGGGTGAACCGCTGCTAAATTATAAAAACGTGCTGGAATCGGTCGATCGAATTACATCGCCCGACGGGTTGGGTATGTCGCCCAAGCGGATCACGGTGTCGACAGCGGGAATTGCCAAAATGATCAGGCAACTCGGCGATGATGCGGTGAAATTTAATCTGGCTTTGTCGTTACACGCGGCCAATGACCAGAAGCGCGATCAGATTATGCCCATCAATGAAAGCAATACGCTTCAGGCTCTGGGTGATGCGCTGGGCTATTTTTACAAAAAAACGGGTACTCGTATTACCTTTGAATACATCCTGTTTTACAATTTTAATGATACCCTACAGGACGCACAGGAGCTTTGGAAATTTACAAAACGGGTTCCGGCAAAAATCAACATTATCGAATATAATCCCATTGCAGAGGCAAATTTCAAGAATACAGATCCGCAATCGCTGGATAAATTCGCTGGTTTTCTGGACAGTAAAGGCGTAACCGTAAATGTCCGTCGTAGCCGGGGTAAAGACATCGATGCTGCCTGTGGACAACTGGCTGGCAAAAAGTAG
- a CDS encoding pyridoxine 5'-phosphate synthase encodes MTRLSVNINKIATIRNARGGNNPNLVQVALDCERFGAQGITVHPRPDERHIRYQDVLDLKEVVTTEFNIEGNPDERFIELVKRVKPEQVTLVPDAPDAITSNAGWDTIRHADHLRRLVDTFKSDGIRVSIFVDADERMVEGAKAVGTDRIELYTEPYAAHYVANRDAAIAPFVQAARKANELGIELNAGHDLSLENLRFFDEQIPGLKEVSIGHALVCDALYFGLENTIQMYLRCLSSEATGVPA; translated from the coding sequence ATGACTCGTTTAAGCGTTAATATCAACAAAATTGCCACTATTCGAAATGCACGTGGCGGCAATAATCCAAATCTTGTACAGGTAGCTCTTGACTGCGAACGTTTTGGTGCCCAAGGCATTACAGTACACCCCCGCCCCGACGAGCGCCATATCCGCTATCAGGACGTACTGGATTTGAAAGAGGTGGTAACAACTGAATTCAACATTGAAGGCAACCCCGACGAGCGATTTATCGAGCTGGTAAAACGGGTGAAACCCGAACAGGTAACCCTCGTTCCGGATGCGCCCGATGCCATTACGTCGAATGCCGGGTGGGATACGATTCGCCATGCCGATCATCTCCGCCGGTTGGTCGACACTTTCAAATCAGACGGAATTCGCGTTTCTATTTTCGTAGATGCCGACGAACGTATGGTCGAGGGAGCCAAAGCGGTCGGGACCGACCGGATTGAATTATACACCGAACCTTATGCTGCCCATTATGTCGCCAATCGCGATGCGGCCATTGCCCCCTTTGTGCAGGCAGCCCGCAAAGCCAACGAACTGGGTATTGAACTCAACGCCGGGCACGATTTGAGTCTGGAAAACCTGCGTTTCTTTGACGAACAGATACCCGGCCTCAAAGAAGTGTCTATCGGTCATGCCCTGGTCTGTGATGCGCTCTACTTTGGGCTCGAGAATACGATTCAGATGTATTTACGCTGTCTATCGTCTGAAGCGACGGGTGTCCCCGCATGA
- a CDS encoding RNA polymerase sigma factor: MSRRLPSEEAQQLWQEYRAGDMYALAKIMQSYYADLFHWGMRLHGDREFVKDCIQELFVNLWKMQASINSVGNVRSYLLVVLKTRILRELSKKQATHQSALSDEYSFSVEFAADIRLIEEENEIYQIRKLEHVINHLPERQKELIYLRFYQNLSFEQIADIMHLGRQSVYNLLHKSLDSLRKNWSVNTIGLFLYFLERI; the protein is encoded by the coding sequence ATGAGCAGACGGCTACCTTCGGAAGAAGCGCAACAACTTTGGCAGGAATATCGGGCGGGCGACATGTACGCTCTGGCCAAAATCATGCAGAGTTATTATGCTGACCTGTTCCACTGGGGAATGCGCCTGCATGGCGATCGTGAATTTGTAAAAGACTGTATCCAGGAGCTATTCGTCAATCTCTGGAAAATGCAGGCATCGATCAATTCGGTCGGCAATGTCCGCTCCTACCTACTCGTCGTTCTTAAAACCCGCATCCTGCGCGAATTGTCGAAAAAACAGGCGACGCACCAGTCAGCACTCTCCGACGAATATTCGTTCTCGGTCGAGTTCGCGGCTGATATACGGCTCATTGAAGAAGAAAATGAAATCTACCAGATTCGAAAACTGGAGCACGTAATCAATCATTTACCAGAACGCCAGAAAGAACTCATTTACCTGCGTTTCTACCAGAACCTCAGCTTCGAACAGATTGCGGACATCATGCATCTTGGCCGTCAATCGGTTTACAATCTGCTTCATAAATCGCTGGATAGCCTCCGGAAAAACTGGTCTGTCAACACGATAGGGCTTTTTCTTTATTTTCTGGAGAGGATCTAA
- the prfA gene encoding peptide chain release factor 1: MLDQLEAISERFDEVAQQIVQPEAVSDQKRFMKLSKEYKDLEKIVVQYQAYKQLLEEIENAKQIISTEKDEDFREMAKAELDELLPRRETLEETLKEMLIPKDPNDSKNVILEIRGGTGGDEAAIFAGDMFRMYQRFCEKMGWRMSLVDYTEGTSGGYKEIITEIEGEDVYGKLKFESGVHRVQRVPATETQGRIHTSAASVAVLPEAEEVDVDLNMNDIRKDTFCSSGAGGQSVNTTYSAVRLTHIPTGLVVQCQDERSQLKNFDKALTVLRSRLYEIELQKHNEAIASQRKTMVGSGDRSDKIRTYNYPQSRVTDHRIGLTVYNLPAVMDGDIGDFIEQLRIAENAERLKEGAAA; this comes from the coding sequence ATGCTTGACCAGTTAGAAGCCATTAGCGAACGCTTCGACGAAGTAGCTCAGCAAATCGTGCAGCCCGAGGCCGTTTCGGACCAGAAACGGTTCATGAAACTGAGCAAAGAATATAAAGATTTGGAAAAGATCGTTGTGCAGTATCAAGCCTACAAGCAACTGCTCGAAGAGATCGAAAACGCCAAACAAATCATTTCTACCGAAAAAGATGAAGATTTTCGGGAAATGGCAAAAGCCGAATTAGATGAACTGCTGCCACGTCGGGAAACGCTGGAGGAGACGCTGAAAGAAATGCTCATTCCTAAAGACCCGAACGACAGCAAAAACGTCATTCTGGAAATCCGGGGCGGCACTGGTGGCGATGAAGCGGCTATCTTTGCCGGTGACATGTTCCGGATGTATCAGCGATTCTGCGAAAAAATGGGCTGGCGGATGTCGCTCGTCGATTATACAGAAGGCACATCGGGGGGCTACAAAGAAATTATCACCGAAATCGAGGGAGAAGATGTATACGGTAAGCTGAAGTTTGAGTCGGGGGTTCACCGCGTACAACGCGTACCCGCTACCGAAACCCAGGGCCGGATTCATACATCGGCGGCTAGTGTAGCCGTCCTGCCCGAAGCCGAAGAGGTTGATGTTGACTTGAACATGAACGACATTCGGAAAGATACGTTCTGTTCATCGGGTGCAGGTGGTCAGTCAGTAAACACAACGTATTCAGCTGTTCGTCTGACCCACATTCCAACGGGGCTTGTTGTTCAGTGTCAGGATGAGCGTTCACAGTTGAAAAACTTCGATAAAGCATTGACCGTTCTACGCTCACGGCTCTACGAAATTGAGTTGCAGAAACACAACGAAGCCATTGCATCGCAGCGCAAAACAATGGTGGGTAGTGGCGACCGTTCCGACAAAATCAGAACCTATAACTACCCACAAAGCCGGGTGACTGATCACCGCATTGGCCTGACGGTTTATAACCTTCCTGCCGTCATGGATGGCGACATTGGCGACTTTATCGAACAACTCCGCATTGCCGAAAACGCCGAACGGCTGAAGGAAGGCGCAGCTGCCTAA
- a CDS encoding FecR family protein yields the protein MKNYESYRVDDFIDDKDFEDWVRGRSSREAFWRSFLQHYPDRREAFHQAEQFIRAATVAPERISEAEIRKEVELFIEATGSSVPNRSPFSSIFRSETSSRLPYGFRWAAGIAALLLTVVGLGWYSIHTNSTPLITRQADGPTHSPEGSANQFVETFNHTKQLLRVALSDSSEVLLSPKSRLRYPSQFVGNVRKVYLEGEGSFSVKRRKQPFMVYSGETVTKVLGTRFVVRAFDLDKKITVQVLSGKVSVYKANPEHTTHNKEVNGLILNANQAAIFEKSDGNLTKTLVANPTLVRKSDKEITFVYDDVALSAILRELETSYGIPIQFDEQSFEGCKITAALSSESLYEKLDLLCKAASATYEIIDGQIVLSRKSYR from the coding sequence ATGAAGAATTATGAATCATATCGGGTAGACGACTTTATTGACGATAAAGATTTTGAAGACTGGGTTCGGGGACGAAGCAGTCGGGAGGCTTTCTGGCGATCATTTCTGCAACACTACCCCGACAGACGGGAGGCATTTCATCAGGCAGAGCAATTCATTCGGGCCGCCACTGTTGCTCCCGAACGTATCAGCGAAGCCGAAATAAGGAAAGAAGTCGAGCTATTCATTGAAGCCACAGGTTCATCAGTACCCAATCGGTCGCCTTTCTCATCCATTTTTCGGTCCGAAACATCGTCAAGGCTCCCGTATGGTTTCCGTTGGGCAGCTGGCATTGCTGCACTCCTTTTGACCGTGGTTGGGCTAGGCTGGTATTCTATCCACACCAACTCAACGCCGTTAATTACCAGGCAGGCCGATGGTCCTACTCATTCGCCGGAGGGTTCTGCCAACCAATTTGTCGAGACATTTAACCATACCAAGCAGCTGCTTAGGGTTGCACTTAGCGATAGTTCAGAGGTGTTACTCAGCCCAAAAAGTCGCCTTCGCTATCCCTCGCAGTTTGTCGGAAACGTACGAAAAGTCTATCTGGAAGGAGAAGGAAGTTTCTCCGTTAAGCGTCGGAAACAGCCTTTTATGGTCTATTCCGGTGAAACCGTCACCAAAGTGTTGGGTACTCGCTTTGTGGTACGCGCTTTCGATCTCGACAAAAAGATTACGGTGCAGGTACTATCCGGAAAAGTGTCTGTGTATAAGGCCAATCCCGAACATACTACCCATAATAAAGAGGTCAACGGCCTGATATTGAATGCAAACCAGGCGGCCATTTTCGAAAAAAGCGATGGTAATCTGACAAAAACCCTGGTAGCAAATCCCACGCTTGTCCGAAAAAGCGATAAAGAAATAACCTTCGTGTACGACGACGTTGCCCTGTCAGCGATTTTACGGGAATTAGAAACCAGTTACGGTATTCCGATTCAATTCGACGAACAAAGCTTTGAGGGGTGCAAAATTACGGCCGCTCTTTCGAGTGAGTCACTCTATGAAAAGCTGGATTTACTCTGCAAAGCCGCGTCAGCGACTTATGAAATAATAGATGGGCAAATTGTGCTTAGCCGAAAAAGCTATCGATAA
- the mnmH gene encoding tRNA 2-selenouridine(34) synthase MnmH, translating to MVHQLSVEEFLDKAQTFPVIDVRSPGEYDHAHIPGAISIPLFDNDERAQVGTKYKNAGKDAAVLVGLDLVGPKLAGFVKQSKKLNPQTKEVLVHCWRGGMRSGSFAWLLDTAGLTASTLAGGYKAYRNTVLAAFAEPRPLLILGGKTGSGKTDILKALAQAGEQIIDLEALAHHKGSTYGAIGQAAQPATEQFENVLFEKWRQLNPNRRIWLEDESRNIGSCFIPMALWQQMRAAQVAFVDMPKEIRICRLVSEYTGIDHDLLIAATERIRKRLGGKVTKEALDALAHHDYATVADLTLDYYDKAYLHGLAQRDSTTVHSFSVQTNNPAETARQLISWANSL from the coding sequence ATGGTTCATCAGCTATCGGTCGAAGAATTTTTAGATAAGGCGCAAACTTTTCCCGTCATCGATGTTCGGTCACCGGGAGAATACGACCATGCTCATATTCCGGGAGCGATTAGTATTCCATTGTTCGACAATGACGAGCGGGCACAGGTTGGTACAAAATACAAGAATGCAGGTAAAGATGCCGCCGTTCTGGTAGGCCTTGATCTGGTAGGCCCAAAGCTGGCAGGATTCGTTAAACAGTCGAAAAAGCTAAATCCGCAAACCAAAGAAGTGCTGGTCCATTGCTGGCGGGGTGGTATGCGCAGCGGCTCTTTTGCCTGGCTTCTCGACACCGCAGGACTAACTGCTTCTACACTGGCGGGGGGCTATAAAGCCTATCGTAACACCGTGCTGGCTGCTTTTGCGGAACCCCGCCCCCTCCTTATTCTGGGCGGCAAAACAGGCAGCGGCAAAACCGACATTCTGAAAGCGCTGGCACAGGCAGGTGAGCAAATTATTGATCTGGAAGCGTTAGCGCATCACAAAGGGTCAACATACGGTGCTATCGGGCAGGCGGCTCAACCCGCTACCGAACAATTCGAGAACGTCTTATTCGAGAAATGGCGGCAACTAAATCCCAACCGGCGGATCTGGCTTGAAGATGAGAGCAGAAATATCGGCTCCTGTTTTATTCCAATGGCGCTTTGGCAGCAAATGCGGGCTGCCCAGGTAGCCTTTGTCGACATGCCCAAAGAAATCAGGATTTGCCGACTGGTATCCGAATATACGGGCATTGATCATGATCTACTCATTGCCGCAACCGAACGGATTCGGAAACGCCTGGGAGGTAAAGTAACAAAAGAGGCTCTGGACGCTCTTGCTCACCACGACTACGCCACGGTTGCCGATCTGACGCTCGATTATTATGACAAAGCCTATTTGCATGGTTTAGCGCAGCGTGATTCGACAACGGTTCATTCATTTTCGGTACAAACAAACAATCCGGCCGAAACAGCGAGGCAGCTCATTAGTTGGGCAAATTCCCTATAG
- a CDS encoding GatB/YqeY domain-containing protein, translated as MALKQQIDADIKQAMLAKNQDKLRALRAIKSMILLEETKEGGTGELKPEEETRILTKAVKQRKDSADIYRQQNRADLLATEETEIAIIEQYLPKQLSEDELKEKLQAIITRIGASAPSDMGKVMGVATKELAGQTDGKAISAAVKQLLQ; from the coding sequence ATGGCTCTGAAACAACAAATTGACGCCGATATCAAGCAGGCTATGCTGGCCAAAAATCAGGATAAACTCCGGGCTTTGCGCGCCATTAAGTCCATGATTTTGCTTGAAGAAACCAAAGAAGGTGGCACAGGCGAACTTAAACCCGAAGAAGAAACCCGGATTCTGACCAAAGCTGTGAAGCAACGGAAAGATTCGGCCGACATCTACCGTCAGCAGAATCGGGCAGATCTGCTGGCAACGGAGGAAACCGAAATCGCCATTATCGAACAATATCTGCCGAAACAGCTTTCGGAAGACGAATTGAAGGAAAAGCTCCAGGCAATTATCACGCGCATTGGCGCTTCGGCCCCTTCGGATATGGGAAAAGTAATGGGCGTAGCGACCAAAGAACTGGCTGGTCAGACCGACGGGAAAGCTATTTCGGCAGCAGTTAAGCAACTTTTACAATAA